A single window of Methylacidimicrobium sp. AP8 DNA harbors:
- a CDS encoding efflux RND transporter periplasmic adaptor subunit, whose product MFLRLALLAVAVLAAAVFFWWRAGLEAKEWLVFYGNIDIREIQLAFYDEGRIERMFVREGDRIRKGQVLAELDLSRLEDAVRKAEATVRVDQAALENAEITYRRTEALAKDRYVSLQERDNAVAALKEARDRLKADEAALVLARRQLQDGKLVAPKDGVIEVRILEPGDMVTPQAPVFTVALDNPVWARVYVPEPDLGKIFPGMRAEIYTDSYPGQAFSGWIGYISPTAEFTPKNVETPQLRTRLVYEVRVYACNPDHRLRLGMPTTVKIRRSQPYPPPPPPCGLD is encoded by the coding sequence ATGTTCCTGAGGCTGGCTCTGCTCGCGGTCGCCGTCCTGGCCGCCGCCGTCTTCTTCTGGTGGCGTGCCGGGCTGGAAGCCAAGGAATGGCTTGTCTTCTACGGGAACATCGACATTCGCGAAATCCAATTGGCGTTCTACGACGAAGGCCGCATCGAGCGGATGTTCGTCCGGGAAGGCGACCGGATCCGGAAAGGCCAGGTCCTGGCCGAATTAGATCTCTCGCGCCTGGAGGATGCCGTGCGCAAGGCCGAGGCGACCGTGCGCGTGGATCAGGCGGCTCTGGAGAACGCCGAAATCACCTATCGGCGCACCGAGGCGTTGGCCAAGGACCGATACGTCTCCCTCCAGGAACGGGACAACGCGGTTGCCGCACTGAAGGAGGCCCGGGATCGACTAAAAGCCGACGAAGCGGCGCTCGTCCTCGCTCGGAGGCAGCTTCAGGACGGGAAGCTCGTGGCGCCCAAGGACGGGGTGATCGAAGTGCGGATTTTGGAGCCCGGGGACATGGTGACGCCGCAGGCCCCGGTCTTCACGGTAGCTCTCGACAATCCGGTTTGGGCCCGCGTCTACGTGCCCGAGCCGGACCTGGGCAAGATCTTTCCGGGAATGCGGGCCGAGATTTACACCGACAGCTATCCGGGACAGGCCTTTTCCGGATGGATCGGGTATATTTCCCCCACGGCGGAATTTACGCCCAAGAACGTCGAAACTCCGCAGCTGCGGACGCGGCTCGTCTACGAGGTGCGCGTCTATGCCTGCAATCCGGATCACCGGCTCCGCCTGGGAATGCCGACGACGGTGAAGATTCGCCGAAGCCAGCCCTATCCGCCGCCCCCGCCTCCATGCGGCTTGGATTGA